In one window of Pseudomonas sp. IAC-BECa141 DNA:
- a CDS encoding glutathione S-transferase, with protein sequence MSAPSMTLFHNTLSPFVRKVMVLLHETGQQDRVALQDCVLSPVSPDATLNEDNPLGKIPALRLADGNVIHDSRVILDYLDHQHVGNPLIPRDGSARWRRLTLASMADGIMDASVMVRYEQALRAPEKHWDEWLEAQREKIRRALALLERDAIAELTCHFDVASISVACALGYLDLRFPDLGWREANPQLANWFFEVSQRPSMIATMPKV encoded by the coding sequence ATGTCCGCTCCCAGCATGACCCTGTTCCACAACACCCTGTCCCCGTTCGTGCGCAAAGTCATGGTGCTGCTGCACGAGACCGGCCAGCAGGATCGCGTCGCGCTGCAGGACTGCGTGCTCAGCCCTGTCAGCCCGGACGCCACCCTCAACGAAGACAACCCGCTGGGCAAGATCCCGGCCCTGCGCCTGGCCGACGGCAACGTCATCCATGACAGTCGGGTGATCCTCGATTACCTCGACCACCAGCACGTCGGCAACCCGTTGATCCCCCGCGACGGCTCGGCCCGCTGGCGGCGCCTGACCCTGGCCTCGATGGCCGACGGGATCATGGACGCCTCGGTCATGGTGCGTTACGAGCAAGCGCTGCGTGCCCCGGAAAAACACTGGGACGAATGGCTCGAGGCCCAGCGCGAGAAAATCCGCCGCGCCCTCGCCCTGCTGGAGCGCGACGCGATTGCCGAGCTGACCTGCCACTTCGACGTCGCCTCGATCAGCGTGGCCTGTGCACTGGGTTATCTGGATCTGCGCTTCCCGGATCTGGGCTGGCGTGAAGCCAACCCGCAACTGGCCAACTGGTTCTTTGAAGTGAGCCAGCGGCCGTCGATGATTGCGACCATGCCGAAAGTCTAG
- a CDS encoding ATP-dependent zinc protease: MKSLLALLSLVALPVLAAEPTLYGRYEYIALPEIGGEVLKAKMDTGALTASLSAKDIETFKRDGEDWVRFRLATKDASNKVYEHKVARISKIKSRSDEEDEGESTEVAKRPVVDLELCLGDVKRTVEVNLTDRSNFNYPLLIGAKALREFGAAVNPARRFTADKPDC; this comes from the coding sequence GTGAAATCCCTCCTTGCATTGCTTTCCCTCGTAGCCCTGCCGGTTCTCGCCGCCGAGCCGACCCTGTACGGTCGTTACGAATACATCGCGCTGCCGGAAATCGGCGGTGAAGTGCTCAAGGCCAAGATGGACACCGGCGCGCTGACCGCCTCGCTGTCGGCCAAGGACATCGAGACGTTCAAACGCGACGGCGAAGACTGGGTGCGTTTCCGCCTGGCCACCAAGGACGCGAGCAACAAGGTGTACGAACACAAGGTCGCGCGGATCAGCAAGATCAAGAGCCGCTCGGATGAAGAAGACGAGGGCGAAAGCACCGAAGTGGCCAAGCGCCCGGTGGTCGATCTGGAGCTGTGCCTGGGCGACGTCAAGCGTACCGTGGAGGTCAACCTGACCGACCGCAGCAACTTCAACTACCCGTTGCTGATCGGCGCCAAGGCTCTGCGTGAGTTTGGCGCGGCGGTGAACCCGGCGCGGCGCTTCACGGCGGACAAACCTGATTGCTGA
- the creB gene encoding two-component system response regulator CreB → MPHILIVEDEAAIADTLIFALQGEGFTTTWLNLGAAALEHQRQTPADLIILDIGLPDISGFETCKQLRRFSEVPVLFLSARNAEIDRVVGLEIGADDYVVKPFSPREVAARVRAILKRMAPRPPADAWSGVFRIDPERVQISYRGQPLSLTRHEFRLLQCLLEQPERVFSREQLLDALGVAADAGYERSIDSHIKSVRAKLRLVRAEAEPIQTHRGLGYSYSPGHS, encoded by the coding sequence ATGCCTCATATCCTGATTGTCGAAGACGAAGCGGCGATTGCCGACACGCTGATTTTTGCCTTGCAGGGCGAGGGCTTCACCACGACCTGGCTGAATCTGGGTGCGGCGGCGCTGGAGCATCAGCGCCAGACCCCGGCGGATCTGATCATCCTCGACATCGGTCTGCCGGACATCAGCGGCTTTGAAACCTGCAAGCAGTTGCGTCGTTTCAGTGAAGTGCCGGTGCTGTTCCTCAGCGCGCGCAACGCCGAAATCGATCGCGTGGTGGGGCTGGAGATCGGTGCCGACGATTACGTGGTCAAGCCGTTCAGCCCCCGTGAAGTGGCGGCCCGGGTCCGGGCGATTCTCAAACGCATGGCGCCACGTCCGCCAGCTGATGCCTGGTCGGGAGTGTTTCGCATCGATCCCGAGCGCGTACAGATCAGCTATCGCGGCCAACCCCTGAGCCTGACCCGCCACGAATTCCGCCTGCTGCAATGCCTGCTCGAACAGCCCGAGCGGGTGTTCAGCCGCGAGCAACTGCTTGATGCGCTGGGCGTGGCGGCGGATGCCGGTTACGAGCGCAGCATCGACAGCCATATAAAAAGCGTGCGCGCCAAATTGCGTCTGGTGCGCGCCGAGGCCGAGCCGATCCAGACCCATCGCGGCCTCGGTTACAGCTACAGCCCGGGGCACAGCTGA
- a CDS encoding cold-shock protein gives MSDERVKGTVKWFNDEKGFGFITPQGGGDDLFVHFKAIQSDGFKSLKEGQSVSFVARKGQKGMQAEEVRPE, from the coding sequence ATGTCAGATGAAAGAGTGAAAGGAACCGTCAAATGGTTCAATGATGAAAAAGGGTTCGGATTCATTACCCCACAAGGTGGAGGCGATGACCTTTTTGTCCATTTCAAAGCGATCCAGAGTGACGGCTTCAAAAGCCTTAAAGAAGGGCAGTCCGTGAGTTTCGTTGCAAGAAAAGGACAGAAGGGAATGCAGGCAGAAGAGGTTCGGCCGGAATAA
- a CDS encoding PepSY-associated TM helix domain-containing protein yields MKSKTIRRWSFVHTWTSLICTVFLLLLALTGLPLIFHHEIDHLLGDAPELRVMPAGTPHLNLAQLVEAAEKHRPGEVVQYFGFEDDEPNAVLTIMAKTAGTEPNASHTFMLDARTGEALEMPSANGGLMLFILRLHVDMFAGLPGKLLLAFMGLLFVVAIVSGTVLYLPFMRRLKFGTVRQDKSTRLRWLDLHNLIGVVTLTWALVVGVTGVISACADLLIAAWRADALTTLIAPYRDAPPLTQLAPATRVLDIAASVTPEMKPDFIAFPGTRFSSEHHYSVFMKGGTHLTSHLLTPVLIDASTLQVTAVAERPWYMDAMGMSQPLHFGDYGGMPMKILWATLDVLTIIVLASGVYLWVVRRKAAKPVLEAAEASA; encoded by the coding sequence ATGAAAAGTAAAACAATCCGTCGCTGGTCCTTCGTCCACACCTGGACCAGCCTCATTTGCACCGTGTTTTTGCTGCTGTTGGCCCTGACCGGCCTGCCGCTGATTTTCCATCACGAAATCGACCACCTGTTGGGCGATGCGCCCGAGTTGCGGGTGATGCCGGCGGGAACGCCGCATCTGAACCTGGCGCAACTGGTCGAAGCGGCGGAGAAGCATCGGCCCGGTGAAGTCGTACAGTATTTCGGCTTCGAAGACGACGAGCCGAATGCAGTGCTGACCATCATGGCCAAGACCGCCGGCACCGAGCCCAACGCCTCGCACACCTTCATGCTCGATGCGCGTACCGGCGAAGCGCTGGAGATGCCATCGGCCAACGGGGGGTTGATGCTGTTCATCCTGCGTCTGCACGTCGACATGTTCGCCGGGCTGCCGGGCAAGCTGCTGCTGGCGTTCATGGGCTTGCTGTTCGTAGTTGCGATCGTGTCCGGAACGGTGTTGTACCTGCCGTTCATGCGCCGTTTGAAGTTCGGCACGGTGCGCCAGGACAAATCCACCCGCCTGCGCTGGCTCGACCTGCACAACCTGATCGGCGTGGTGACCCTGACCTGGGCGCTGGTGGTGGGTGTGACCGGCGTGATCAGCGCTTGCGCCGATCTGCTGATCGCCGCATGGCGTGCCGATGCGCTGACCACCCTGATCGCGCCCTACCGCGATGCCCCGCCGCTGACGCAACTGGCCCCGGCCACCCGGGTGCTGGACATCGCCGCAAGCGTCACACCGGAGATGAAGCCGGACTTCATCGCATTCCCCGGCACCCGCTTCTCCAGCGAGCACCATTACTCGGTGTTCATGAAAGGCGGCACTCACCTGACCTCGCACCTGCTGACCCCGGTACTGATCGACGCCAGCACCCTGCAAGTCACGGCGGTGGCAGAACGACCGTGGTACATGGACGCCATGGGCATGTCGCAGCCGCTGCACTTCGGTGACTACGGTGGCATGCCGATGAAAATCCTCTGGGCCACGCTGGACGTGCTGACCATCATCGTCCTCGCCAGTGGCGTGTATTTGTGGGTGGTACGGCGCAAGGCTGCGAAACCGGTACTGGAAGCGGCGGAGGCCTCTGCATGA
- the creD gene encoding cell envelope integrity protein CreD, giving the protein MNKSLTIKLGAIALLILVLLVPLLMIDGIIDDRQQLRDGVLEDIARSSSYSQQLSGPVMVVPYRKVVRTWKTKEKSDERYQEIGEERGRLYFLPERFELDGQVQTELRARGIYEARLFHADNRISGHFSLPAQLGIKEDFVDYTFDAPFLAVGISDIRGIENALKLELGAQRLDFVPGTQVGWLGEGVQVTLPALDTGKTTELAFGFDLRLQGTGSLQVLPVGKTSRVNLAANWPHPSFIGNFLPARREITDQGFTADWQTSFFSTNLQEAMSRCVSGNDCEAFNGRSFGVSFIDPVDQYLKSDRAIKYALLFIVLTFAGFFLFEVLKSLAVHPVQYALVGVALAFFYLLLLSLSEHIGFALAYLLSASGCVLLIGFYVCHVLRSVRHGLSFSAGLAALYGLLYGLLSAEDYALLMGSLLLFGLLGVFMVLTRNLDWYGIGQKPAKPLEFDIGAVQ; this is encoded by the coding sequence ATGAACAAAAGTCTGACGATAAAACTCGGGGCCATTGCCCTGCTGATCCTGGTGTTGCTGGTGCCGCTGCTGATGATCGACGGCATCATCGATGATCGCCAGCAACTGCGTGACGGTGTGCTGGAAGACATCGCCAGAAGCTCGAGCTACAGCCAGCAACTCAGCGGGCCGGTGATGGTTGTGCCGTATCGCAAAGTGGTGCGCACCTGGAAGACCAAAGAGAAGAGCGACGAGCGATACCAGGAAATCGGCGAAGAACGTGGGCGCCTGTATTTCCTGCCGGAGCGTTTTGAGCTCGACGGCCAGGTGCAGACCGAACTGCGCGCCCGGGGCATTTACGAAGCGCGGCTGTTCCATGCCGACAACCGTATCAGCGGGCATTTCTCGCTGCCGGCGCAGTTGGGGATCAAGGAAGACTTCGTCGATTACACCTTCGATGCGCCATTCCTGGCGGTCGGTATCAGCGACATTCGCGGGATCGAAAACGCGCTGAAGCTGGAACTGGGTGCGCAACGCCTGGACTTCGTGCCCGGCACTCAGGTCGGCTGGCTGGGCGAGGGGGTGCAAGTGACGCTGCCGGCGCTGGACACCGGCAAGACCACGGAACTGGCCTTCGGTTTCGACCTGCGCCTGCAAGGCACCGGCTCGTTGCAGGTGCTGCCGGTGGGCAAGACCAGCCGGGTTAACCTCGCTGCCAACTGGCCGCACCCAAGCTTCATCGGCAACTTCCTCCCGGCCAGGCGCGAGATCACGGATCAGGGGTTCACCGCCGATTGGCAGACCTCGTTTTTCTCCACCAACTTGCAAGAAGCGATGAGCCGTTGCGTGTCGGGCAATGATTGCGAGGCGTTCAACGGGCGCAGTTTCGGCGTGAGCTTCATCGATCCGGTGGATCAATATCTGAAGAGTGACCGGGCGATCAAATATGCGTTGCTGTTCATCGTCCTGACGTTCGCCGGTTTCTTCCTGTTCGAAGTGCTGAAAAGCCTGGCGGTGCACCCGGTGCAGTACGCGTTGGTAGGTGTAGCGCTGGCGTTCTTTTATCTGTTGTTGCTGTCGTTGTCCGAGCACATCGGATTTGCCCTGGCGTATCTGTTGTCAGCCAGCGGTTGTGTGTTGTTGATCGGCTTCTATGTCTGCCACGTACTGCGCAGCGTGCGGCATGGCTTGAGTTTTTCGGCGGGGTTGGCGGCGTTGTACGGCTTGCTCTATGGCCTGCTGAGTGCCGAGGATTACGCGCTGCTGATGGGCTCGTTGCTGCTGTTTGGTCTGCTCGGTGTGTTCATGGTGCTGACCCGTAATCTGGACTGGTACGGGATCGGGCAGAAACCGGCCAAACCGCTGGAATTCGATATCGGAGCGGTGCAATGA
- a CDS encoding DUF2780 domain-containing protein — protein sequence MKISRGFALASLLTLAAGPVFAGFSLNDVAGVVSGMQGGDKAATAAPTSETAGLLSALSALDLTPQQAVGGTSAMLGLAKNQLSSTDYSELAKEVPGIDQLSGGAGSLAALSGLLGSSGKSAGLENALGNVKDTNDLNNAFGALGMDSGMVGQFAPILLQYLGQQGVGGSLLQSLGSIWGTGTNG from the coding sequence ATGAAGATTTCACGCGGTTTTGCCCTGGCATCGCTCCTGACCCTGGCGGCAGGACCGGTGTTTGCCGGTTTCAGTTTGAACGACGTGGCCGGCGTGGTATCGGGCATGCAGGGCGGGGACAAGGCTGCAACCGCAGCGCCGACCTCGGAAACCGCTGGCTTGTTGAGTGCGCTGAGCGCGCTGGACCTGACGCCCCAACAAGCCGTGGGTGGCACCAGTGCCATGTTGGGCCTGGCGAAGAACCAATTGAGCAGCACTGATTATTCCGAACTGGCCAAGGAAGTGCCCGGTATCGACCAATTGTCGGGCGGCGCTGGCAGTCTGGCGGCGTTGAGCGGCTTGCTCGGCTCGTCCGGCAAGTCAGCCGGGCTGGAAAATGCGCTGGGCAACGTCAAAGACACCAATGACCTGAACAACGCCTTCGGTGCGTTGGGCATGGACAGCGGGATGGTCGGCCAGTTTGCCCCGATCCTCCTGCAATACCTTGGTCAGCAGGGTGTCGGTGGTTCGTTGCTGCAAAGCCTGGGCAGCATCTGGGGCACCGGCACCAACGGTTGA
- a CDS encoding sarcosine oxidase subunit gamma, with amino-acid sequence MTAANVYQQRPTNGAKAESSLHHADLASLVGKGRKTAGVTVREKKLLGHLTIRGDGHDAAFAAGVHKALGIELPGALSVIVKGETSLQWMGPDEWLLIVPSGEEFAAEQKLREALGDLHIAIVNVSGGQQILELSGPNVRQVLMKSTSYDVHPNNFPVGKAVGTVFSKSQLMIRHTAEDTWELLIRRSFSDYWWLWLQDASAEYGLSVQA; translated from the coding sequence ATGACCGCAGCCAACGTTTACCAACAACGCCCGACCAACGGGGCCAAGGCCGAGTCGTCGCTGCATCACGCCGACCTCGCGAGCCTGGTCGGCAAGGGCCGCAAGACCGCCGGCGTGACCGTGCGCGAGAAGAAACTCCTCGGCCATCTGACCATCCGTGGCGACGGTCACGATGCCGCGTTCGCTGCCGGCGTGCACAAAGCGCTGGGCATCGAATTGCCGGGCGCCCTGAGCGTGATCGTCAAAGGCGAAACCAGCCTGCAATGGATGGGGCCGGATGAGTGGCTGCTGATCGTGCCGAGCGGTGAAGAATTCGCCGCCGAGCAGAAACTGCGCGAAGCGCTGGGCGATCTGCACATCGCAATCGTCAACGTCAGCGGCGGGCAGCAAATACTTGAACTGAGCGGCCCGAACGTGCGTCAGGTGCTGATGAAATCCACCAGCTACGACGTGCACCCGAACAACTTCCCGGTCGGCAAGGCCGTGGGCACGGTGTTCTCCAAGTCGCAGCTGATGATTCGTCACACCGCCGAAGACACCTGGGAACTGCTGATCCGTCGCAGCTTCTCGGATTACTGGTGGTTGTGGTTGCAGGATGCGTCTGCCGAATACGGCCTAAGCGTTCAGGCGTAA
- the fdhA gene encoding formaldehyde dehydrogenase, glutathione-independent, with product MSGNRGVVYLGAGKVEVQKIDYPKMQDPRGRKIEHGVILRVVSTNICGSDQHMVRGRTTAQVGLVLGHEITGEVIEKGSDVENLKIGDLVSVPFNVACGRCRSCKEQHTGVCLTVNPARAGGAYGYVDMGDWTGGQAEYVLVPYADFNLLKLPDRDKAMEKIRDLTCLSDILPTGYHGAVTAGVGPGSTVYIAGAGPVGLAAAASARLLGAAVVIVGDVNTIRLAHAKAQGFEIVDLSKDTPLHEQIAALLGEPEVDCAVDCVGFEARGHGHDGVKSEAPATVLNSLMGVVRVAGKIGIPGLYVTEDPGAVDAAAKMGSLSIRFGLGWAKSHSFHTGQTPVMKYNRQLMQAIMWDRINIAEVVGVQVISLDQAPEGYGEFDAGVPKKFVIDPHKLFSAA from the coding sequence ATGTCTGGCAATCGTGGTGTGGTGTATCTCGGCGCTGGCAAGGTCGAAGTACAGAAAATCGACTATCCGAAAATGCAGGACCCGCGCGGCAGGAAGATCGAGCACGGCGTCATCCTGCGTGTGGTTTCAACCAATATTTGCGGCTCCGACCAGCACATGGTGCGCGGCCGTACTACCGCCCAGGTCGGTCTGGTGCTGGGGCACGAGATCACCGGTGAAGTGATCGAGAAGGGCAGCGACGTCGAAAACCTGAAAATCGGCGACCTGGTGTCCGTTCCGTTCAACGTGGCTTGCGGGCGCTGCCGTTCCTGCAAGGAGCAACACACCGGCGTCTGCCTGACCGTCAACCCGGCCCGCGCCGGCGGTGCCTACGGTTACGTCGACATGGGCGACTGGACCGGCGGCCAGGCCGAATACGTGCTGGTGCCGTACGCCGACTTCAACCTGCTGAAACTGCCGGACCGCGACAAGGCCATGGAGAAAATCCGTGACCTGACCTGCCTCTCCGACATTCTGCCGACCGGTTACCACGGAGCCGTTACCGCCGGCGTTGGTCCGGGCAGCACCGTTTACATCGCGGGTGCAGGTCCGGTCGGTCTGGCCGCAGCCGCCTCCGCCCGTTTGCTCGGCGCGGCGGTGGTGATCGTCGGAGACGTCAATACCATCCGCCTGGCCCACGCCAAGGCTCAGGGTTTCGAGATTGTTGACCTGTCGAAAGACACCCCGTTGCACGAACAGATCGCTGCATTGCTGGGCGAGCCTGAAGTGGATTGCGCGGTGGACTGCGTCGGCTTCGAAGCTCGCGGCCATGGTCACGACGGCGTCAAATCCGAAGCCCCGGCCACCGTACTCAACTCGCTGATGGGCGTGGTGCGCGTAGCTGGCAAGATCGGTATTCCGGGCCTGTATGTGACCGAAGATCCGGGCGCTGTGGACGCGGCCGCGAAAATGGGCAGCCTGAGCATTCGTTTCGGCCTTGGCTGGGCCAAATCCCACAGCTTCCACACCGGACAAACACCGGTGATGAAGTACAACCGCCAGCTGATGCAGGCGATCATGTGGGACCGCATCAACATCGCCGAAGTGGTGGGGGTGCAGGTCATCAGCCTCGACCAGGCGCCGGAAGGCTACGGCGAGTTCGATGCCGGTGTGCCGAAGAAGTTTGTGATTGATCCGCACAAGTTGTTCAGTGCGGCGTAA
- a CDS encoding acyltransferase produces the protein MRRLLTGCLVTLLLLSNTLVLFGPLMVFALLKLVLPGRFRDYASWAVMWIAETWAEIDKLIFRLCIPTQWDIRGGEDLRSDTSYLVISNHQSWVDIPALIQTLNRRTPFFKFFLKKELIWVPFLGLAWWALDYPFMKRYTKAFLAKNPELAGKDLEITKAACELFKRQPVTVVNYLEGTRYTAAKSTQQQSPFSHLLKPKAGGVAFVLAAMGEQLDAILDVTVVYPQQKIPGFWDLISGNVPRVIIDIQTRELDPALWQGDYENDPVFREKVQNWVNQLWTLKDQRINELKDERR, from the coding sequence ATGCGCCGCTTGCTCACCGGCTGTCTCGTCACCCTGCTGCTGTTGTCCAACACCCTCGTGCTCTTCGGCCCGCTGATGGTGTTCGCCCTGCTCAAGCTGGTCCTGCCGGGGCGCTTTCGCGACTACGCCTCGTGGGCGGTGATGTGGATCGCCGAAACCTGGGCAGAAATCGACAAGCTGATCTTTCGCCTGTGCATCCCCACCCAATGGGACATTCGCGGCGGCGAAGACCTGCGCAGCGACACTTCCTACCTGGTGATCAGCAACCATCAGTCCTGGGTCGATATTCCGGCGCTGATCCAGACCCTCAACCGGCGCACGCCGTTCTTCAAGTTCTTCCTCAAGAAAGAACTGATCTGGGTACCGTTCCTGGGCCTGGCCTGGTGGGCGCTGGATTACCCGTTCATGAAGCGCTACACCAAGGCGTTCCTGGCGAAGAACCCGGAGCTGGCCGGCAAGGATCTGGAAATCACCAAGGCTGCGTGCGAGCTGTTCAAGCGCCAGCCGGTGACGGTGGTGAATTATCTGGAAGGCACGCGTTACACGGCTGCCAAAAGCACTCAGCAGCAGTCACCGTTCAGCCACCTGCTCAAGCCCAAGGCGGGCGGCGTGGCGTTCGTACTGGCGGCGATGGGCGAACAGCTGGACGCGATTCTCGATGTGACCGTGGTTTATCCACAGCAGAAGATTCCGGGGTTCTGGGACCTGATCAGCGGCAACGTGCCGCGCGTGATCATCGACATCCAGACCCGCGAGCTGGATCCGGCCTTGTGGCAGGGCGATTACGAAAACGATCCGGTGTTTCGCGAGAAGGTCCAGAACTGGGTCAATCAGCTCTGGACCCTCAAGGATCAGCGCATCAACGAACTCAAGGACGAGCGCCGCTGA
- the creC gene encoding two-component system sensor histidine kinase CreC, protein MSLGLRIFLVYVLFIGLIGYFVLNTVMEEIRPGVRQSTEETLVDTANLMAEILRDDFKAGTLNQNRWPELLRAYGERQPKATIWGLAKNQVNHRIYVTDAKGIVVLDSSGLAVGQDYSRWNDVYLTLRGEYGARSSRSDPNDPNSSVMHVGAPIRDNGAIIGVVTVAKPNSSLQPYVDRTERRLLGYGAGLIGLGLLLGAGLSWWLSRALHRLTVYAQAVSEGRRVAVPHYRGGELEQLATAVEQMRTQLEGKAYVERYVHTLTHELKSPLAAIRGAAELLQGEMPTDQRLRFVGNIDSESARMQQLIERLLNLAQVEQRQGLEERVAVPLAALVNELLQAQMARIEGRQLRIEQTIAPDLALIGEPFLLRQALANLLKNALDFTPQNGSLRFSAERVGEQVVLRLFNETTPIPDYALPRLSERFYSLPRPDSGRKSTGLGLNFVEEVVKLHGGSLRIGNVEGGVEVVLQL, encoded by the coding sequence ATGTCGCTGGGGCTGCGGATTTTCCTGGTGTACGTGCTGTTCATCGGCCTGATCGGGTATTTCGTGCTCAACACCGTGATGGAAGAAATCCGCCCCGGCGTGCGCCAGTCCACCGAAGAAACCCTGGTCGATACCGCCAACCTGATGGCGGAAATCCTGCGGGACGATTTCAAGGCCGGCACGCTCAATCAGAACCGCTGGCCCGAATTGCTCCGCGCCTATGGTGAGCGCCAACCGAAGGCGACAATCTGGGGCCTGGCGAAGAACCAGGTCAACCACCGCATCTACGTCACCGACGCCAAGGGCATTGTGGTGCTGGACTCCAGTGGTCTGGCCGTCGGTCAGGACTACTCGCGCTGGAACGACGTCTACCTGACCCTGCGCGGCGAGTACGGCGCACGCTCCAGCCGCAGCGACCCGAATGACCCGAACTCTTCGGTGATGCACGTCGGCGCACCGATCCGCGACAACGGCGCGATCATCGGTGTGGTCACCGTGGCCAAACCCAACAGTTCACTGCAACCCTATGTCGATCGCACGGAACGGCGTTTGCTCGGTTACGGCGCTGGGTTGATCGGCCTCGGCCTGCTGTTGGGTGCCGGGCTGTCGTGGTGGCTGAGCCGCGCGCTGCACCGCTTGACCGTGTACGCCCAGGCGGTGAGCGAGGGCCGTCGGGTGGCGGTGCCGCACTATCGCGGTGGCGAGCTGGAGCAGTTGGCGACCGCCGTGGAACAGATGCGCACCCAGCTCGAAGGCAAGGCCTACGTCGAACGCTATGTGCACACCCTGACCCATGAATTGAAGAGCCCGCTGGCGGCGATTCGCGGTGCCGCCGAGTTGTTGCAGGGCGAGATGCCGACGGATCAGCGCCTGCGTTTCGTCGGCAATATCGACAGTGAAAGTGCCCGCATGCAGCAGTTGATTGAACGCCTGCTGAACCTTGCCCAGGTCGAGCAGCGGCAGGGCCTTGAGGAGCGCGTCGCCGTGCCGTTGGCGGCGCTGGTGAATGAGTTGCTACAGGCACAAATGGCGCGTATCGAAGGCCGGCAACTGCGGATCGAGCAAACCATCGCGCCGGATCTGGCGTTGATCGGCGAGCCGTTTCTGCTGCGTCAGGCGCTGGCCAATCTGCTGAAAAACGCGCTGGATTTCACGCCGCAAAACGGTTCGCTGCGCTTCAGTGCCGAGCGGGTTGGCGAGCAGGTCGTGCTTCGACTGTTCAACGAAACCACGCCGATTCCCGACTATGCCTTACCCCGCTTGAGCGAGCGCTTCTACTCTTTGCCCCGTCCGGACAGCGGACGTAAAAGCACCGGTCTCGGGCTCAACTTCGTCGAAGAGGTGGTCAAGTTGCACGGTGGTTCGCTGCGCATCGGCAACGTTGAAGGCGGGGTGGAAGTCGTTCTGCAGTTGTAG